DNA from Leptolyngbya iicbica LK:
AAATCCACAACCTTAGCCTCCATGATCAATGAGATCAACTTGACTCGACCAGAGCACATTTTGACCGTTGAAGACCCGATCGAATTTGTCTACGAACCGATCAAAAGCCTGATTCATCAACGGCAAATTGGAGAAGATACTAAGAGCTTTGGGAATGCCCTCAAAGCAGCTTTACGGGAAGATCCAGACGTTATCCTAGTGGGCGAAATGCGAGATTTGGAAACGATCTCCCTAGCCATCTCAGCCGCTGAAACAGGCCACTTAGTATTTGGTACATTGCACACCAGTTCAGCGTCTCAAACCGTTGACCGGATGATTGACGTCTTTCCCCCAGAACAGCAAACTCAAGTCCGCGTACAGTTATCCAACTCACTCGTCGCCGTCCTTAGCCAGTGTTTAGTACCAAAGGCAAATCCTAAACCAGGTGAATTTGGACGAGTCATGGCTCAAGAAATCATGATCGTCACCCCAGCGATTTCCAACCTAATTCGAGAAGGGAAGTCAGCCCAAATTTATGGGGCTATCCAAACGGGTGGCAAACTATCTATGCAGACTTTAGAAAAAGTCTTAGCTGACCTCTACAAAGAAGGAAGCATTTCCTTCGAAGCAGCAATGT
Protein-coding regions in this window:
- a CDS encoding type IV pilus twitching motility protein PilT: MEMMIEDLMEEVIERGGSDLHLSAGLPPYIRISGKLTPTEHEPMSPEACQRLIFSMLNNSQRKALEQNWELDCSYGVKGLARFRVNVYKDRGTYAACLRALSSKIPSMDVLGLPPIVRELSEKPRGLILVTGPTGSGKSTTLASMINEINLTRPEHILTVEDPIEFVYEPIKSLIHQRQIGEDTKSFGNALKAALREDPDVILVGEMRDLETISLAISAAETGHLVFGTLHTSSASQTVDRMIDVFPPEQQTQVRVQLSNSLVAVLSQCLVPKANPKPGEFGRVMAQEIMIVTPAISNLIREGKSAQIYGAIQTGGKLSMQTLEKVLADLYKEGSISFEAAMSKTSRPDELQRLLEGIGAGAAKQQAAAGRRR